One window of the Zea mays cultivar B73 chromosome 3, Zm-B73-REFERENCE-NAM-5.0, whole genome shotgun sequence genome contains the following:
- the LOC103650260 gene encoding uncharacterized protein produces the protein MPPPSKKLARVDTLQLKDQIVKRLGPLRAELYFRSLKKFLGCQLGKDEFEKICVTTLGKENIKLHNFLLRSILSNACLSDGPPPSMQAATGNSQTSTVSNGTFSNGLLPVRRVRPRTKRFSDKPSPIGKSPLGHPSAGGEFVSAGCKVLQEVISVEDGEEVNQARGSPVCVQSRSPIRPPVGVPKVQNSEPLISCALDVCCNYGELPDSQTLSKLLDDKLKAQGLSVSKEFADVLNAGLNAYMTRMLKPCLGIAKARGINRTMHQANSRTTASVNSGQNNGFPLESSHCYQASLPDLSTAVLSDAQLVGSVVIHEKISSYLHN, from the coding sequence ATGCCGCCGCCGTCTAAGAAGTTGGCTCGCGTCGACACGCTCCAGCTCAAGGATCAGATCGTCAAGCGGCTGGGGCCCCTGCGCGCTGAGCTCTACTTCCGCAGCCTCAAGAAGTTCCTCGGCTGTCAGCTCGGCAAGGATGAGTTTGAGAAGATCTGTGTTACTACATTGGGGAAGGAGAACATCAAGCTCCACAATTTCCTCCTCCGGTCCATCCTCAGCAATGCTTGTCTATCGGATGGGCCTCCGCCAAGCATGCAGGCGGCCACTGGAAACTCGCAGACTAGCACGGTGTCCAATGGGACATTCAGCAATGGCTTATTGCCGGTGAGGAGGGTGAGGCCCCGGACTAAGAGGTTCAGTGATAAGCCGAGCCCGATTGGGAAGTCTCCTCTTGGTCATCCGAGTGCTGGGGGGGAGTTTGTGTCAGCTGGTTGCAAGGTTTTGCAGGAGGTAATCTCTGTGGAGGATGGCGAGGAGGTCAACCAGGCCCGTGGTAGCCCAGTCTGTGTGCAGAGCCGAAGCCCGATAAGGCCCCCAGTGGGGGTTCCAAAGGTTCAGAATTCTGAGCCTTTGATATCTTGCGCTTTAGATGTGTGCTGCAATTATGGTGAACTGCCAGATTCTCAGACGCTGTCCAAGCTACTTGATGATAAGTTGAAGGCTCAAGGTCTCAGTGTATCCAAAGAGTTTGCTGATGTGTTGAACGCTGGGTTGAATGCATACATGACTCGGATGCTGAAGCCCTGTCTAGGTATTGCGAAGGCAAGGGGAATCAACAGGACGATGCACCAAGCAAATAGCCGCACCACTGCTTCAGTAAATAGTGGGCAGAACAATGGCTTTCCTTTGGAATCAAGCCATTGTTATCAAGCTTCCCTGCCTGATCTCTCGACAGCAGTGCTATCAGATGCTCAGTTAGTGGGGTCCGTGGTGATTCATGAGAAGATTTCTTCCTATCTCCACAACTGA
- the LOC100276115 gene encoding uncharacterized protein LOC100276115 — protein sequence MMTDRQRVRQCDIEVMKMAMLKHEETFRQQVHELHRLYRIQRELMMTTSDDLTGAKPVTTPRRRSKQPRRALPLGLQLPADEYIASADEDEDAAAGTELELTLAVGGRCSPAGRRKSDRRRRRQAAEPRDDAGAVSSPFGPDCSGASVLSSPSSAEYCSDDGPAAAFHVPPPPCQRAVAFDLEESMMMRQHAPWLLQCRQYLTLRMT from the exons ATGATGACGGACAGGCAGCGCGTGAGGCAATGCGACATTGAGGTCATGAAGATGGCCATGCTCAAGCACGAAGAAACCTTCAGGCAGCAG GTCCACGAGCTACACCGCCTGTACCGTATACAGAGGGAGCTGATGATGACGACGAGTGACGACCTGACCGGAGCCAAGCCGGTGACCACCCCCCGCCGGCGCAGCAAGCAGCCGCGGCGGGCGCTGCCGCTGGGCCTGCAGCTCCCGGCCGACGAGTACATAGCCAGCGCCGACGAGGACGAGGACGCCGCCGCCGGCACGGAGCTGGAGCTGACGCTCGCCGTCGGCGGGCGCTGCTCACCCGCCGGCCGTCGCAAGAGcgacaggaggaggaggaggcaagCAGCAGAGCCtcgcgacgacgccggcgccgtcTCCTCCCCCTTCGGGCCCGACTGCTCCGGCGCGAGCGTCCTATCGTCGCCTTCGTCGGCCGAGTACTGCTCCGATGACGGGCCTGCGGCAGCATTCCACGTTCCGCCGCCGCCGTGCCAGAGGGCCGTGGCGTTTGACCTTGAAGAAAGCATGATGATGCGGCAGCACGCGCCGTGGCTGCTGCAGTGCCGGCAGTACCTCACCCTGAGGATGACATGA